TGGGGCTGGGCGGGCCGGATGCTCCGGTGGCCGACGCGGCCATGCGCGGCGATCTGGACGCCGTGCGGTCGCTGCTGGCCGCGGGCGAAGACGTGAACGCCGCGCGGGGCGACGGCATGACGGCACTCCACTGGGCCGCGATGAAGGGCCGGCCCGACGTGGCCGGGGTGCTGATCGAGGCGGGCGCGGATCTCGAGGCGGGCACGCGGCTGGGCGGGCACACGCCGCTCCACGTGGCGAGCCGCGCGGCGCAGGCCCCGCTCGTCGAGGCGCTGCTGGCGGCGGGAGCCGAGGCCGACGCCGCGACATCGACCGGCGTGACGCCGCTGCACTTCGCGGCCGCCGCCGGGTCCGCCGGTGCGGTCGAGGCGCTGGTGCGCCACGGCGCCGATCCGAACGCCCGGGAGCCCGAGTGGGGCCAGACGCCGCTCATGTTCGCCGCGGCGGCGGGCCGGGCCGGCTCGCTGGACGCCCTCATCGACGCGGGGGCGGACCCCTCGGCCACCGCGTACGTGCTCGACATCGTGGCGCGCGACGCGTGGGACCAGCTCGACCGCCGCGAACGCAATGCCCGCGTGGCCGCGCTCCGGGCGGGCCGCCAGCCGCCGGTCCCGTCAGCGCGCGAAGCCGCCCCGAGGCCGACCGCCGGCCCCGGCCCCGGCCTCCAGGCCGTGCGGCTCGAGGACCCCGAGGAGCCCACCTGCTCCGGCTGCCTGGGCAACTACGCCGACCTCGTCGGCACGCACGGCGGGCTGACCGCGCTGCTGCTCGCGGCCCGCGAGGGCCACCGCGATGCGACGCTGGCCCTGCTCGACAAGGGTGCGGACATCGACCAGCGGAGCGCCGCGGACAACACGACCCCGCTGCTCATCGCGATGATCAACGGGCACTTCGACCTCGCGATGGAACTCTTCGCGCGCGGGGCCGACCCGAACCTCCAGAGCGATGCCGGCGCCACCCCGCTGTACGCGGCGCTCAACATGCACTGGGCGCCGAAGGCCCGGCATCCGCAGCCCACGGACGTGCACCAGCAGCAGTGGTCGTACCTCGACGTCATACGGACGCTGCTCGAAGCGGGCGTTGACCCGAACCCGCGGCTGAAGAAGTCGCTCTGGTTCACGACGTACAACCGCGACCTGCTGGGCGTCGACCGCACCGGCGCCACGCCCTTCTGGCGCGCCGCGCACGCGCTCGACATCGACGCCATGAAGCTGCTCCTCGAGTACGGGGCCGATCCCACGACGCCGACCGCGAAGGTTCCGGCGCGGCGCTACGGCCGAGGCGGAGACAACATCGATCACTCCGGTCTCGACCCGATCCCCGTGGGCGGTCCGGCGGTCCATCCAATTCACGCGGCGGCCGGCGTCGGCTACGGACAGGGCTTCGCGGGCAACTCGCACCGCCATGTACCGGAGGGCTGGCTTCCGGCGATGAGGTTCCTCGTCGAGGGACTCGGCGCCGATGTGAACGCGCGCGACCACAACGGCTACACGCCCGCACACCACGCCGCCTCGCGCGGCGACAACGAGATGATCCTCTATCTCGTGGAACAGGGCGCCGACGTGACCCTCGTGGCCCGCAACGGCCAGACGACCGTCGATCTGGCCAACGGGCCGGTCCAGCGCGTGCAGCCCTTCCCGGAGACGATCGCTCTCCTCGAGAGCCTCGGGGCGAAGAACAACCACCGCTGCGTCTCCTGCTGACCGCGCGGCGTCGACTGTCCGTGCCGAGAACCTTCAACCAAGACCGCCGACATCCGGCCGGCCTGACCTGACCATGCCAAATCCCGTCACCGTCCAGGAACTGCTCGCCGGCAGTTCGGGGGCGAGTCCCGCAATCGCCGCCCCCGGCCGCGAGCCACTGGACTTCGACGGTCTCCGCCGTCAGGTCGAGAACACCGTCAACGCGCTGAACGGGTTCGGGATCGGCCGCAACGACCGCGTGGCGATCGTGCTCCCGAACGGACCCGAGATGGCTTCCGCCTTCGTCTCCGTCGCGTGCGCGGCCACGGCAGCTCCCCTGAATCCGGCTTACCGGCAGCCCGAACACGAGTTCTATCTCTCGGATCTCAGCGCGAAGACGCTTGTCGTCGAAGCGGGAAGCGACTCCCCGGCGCGCGCCGCGGCCGCCAGCCGCGGGATTCCGGTGCTGGAGCTGCACGTCGGCCCGGAGGCTCGGGCGGGGGAATTCGAACTCGCGCCGGCCGGAACCGTGCCGGACGGCGACGGCCCTCGGGGCGGCCTGGCCGAAGCGGATGATGTCGCGCTCATCCTCCACACGTCGGGGACGACATCCCGACCGAAGATCGTGCCGCTCTCGCACCGGAACGTGTGCGCCTCCGCGGTCAACGTTCAGCGCACCCTGCGGCTCACGGCCGACGACCGATGCCTGAATGTGATGCCCCTGTTCCACATCCACGGGCTGATCGCCGCCGTCCTCGCGCCGCTCGGCGTCGGAGGGTCGATCGTCTGCACTCCCGGTTTCAACGCCCTCCGCTTCTTCGGGTGGCTCGACGAGGCTCGACCCACCTTCTACACGGCCGTCCCCACCATGCACCAGGCGATCCTGACGCGCGCCCCGCGAAACCGCGACGTGATCGAGCGGAACCCGATGCGCTTCATCCGCTCGGCTTCCGCCCCCCTCCTGCGGCAGGTGATGGCGGAACTCGAGGAGGCGTTCGGCGCCCCGGTGGTGGAGGCGTACGCGATGACCGAGGCGGCGCACCAGATGACGTCCAACCCGCTCCCCCCCGCGGAGCGCAAGCCGGGAACCGTGGGGATCGCCGCCGGCCCCGAGGTCTCGGTGATGGACGAGGCCGGTGCGCTCCTGCCGGCGGGCGACATCGGCGAGATCGTGATCCGTGGCCCCAACGTCAGCGACGGATACGAGAACAACCCCGCGGCGAATGCCGAAGCCTTCACCAACGGCTGGTTCCGGACGGGTGACCAGGGCGTGATGGATGACGAGGGCTACCTCACGATCACGGGTCGCCTGAAGGAGATCATCAACCGCGGGGGCGAGAAGATCTCGCCGCGCGAGATCGACGAGGCGATCCTCGATCATCCGGCCGTGCGGCAGATCGTCGCGTTCGCGATGCCGCACCCGAAGCTGGGCGAGGAAATCGCGGCGGCGGTCGTGGTCCGCAAAGGGATGGAGGCGACATCTCCCGAGCTTCAGGCGTTCGCGGCCGAGCGGCTCGCCGACTTCAAGGTCCCGCGCAAGTTCCTCTTCATGGACGACATCCCCAAAGGGCCGACCGGCAAGATTCAGCGCATCGGCATGGCCGAGAAGCTGGGCCTGACATGACCCGCGCGGCCCACAGGAGCCGGACGGCCCACAGGAGCCGGGCGGCCCCCTGATGCGGATCTGCATCTACGGCGCCGGCGCGATCGGGGGATACCTCGGCGCGCAACTGTCGCTCGCGGGGCGGGACGTCACGCTCGTCGCGCGCGGCCCCCACCTGAAGGCGATGCAGCAACACGGCGTGCGCCTGCTGATCGACGGCGAGGAGCGCGTCGCCCACCCCCGTTGCACGGACGATCCGGCGGAGGTGGGGCCGCAGGATTACGTGATCATCACGCTCAAGGCACACTCCGTCCCCTGGATCGTGGAACCGCTGCAGCCCCTGCTCGGGCCCGACACGGCCGTCGTCACGGCGACGAACGGCCTCCCCTGGTGGTACTTCTACCGACTCGACGGGCCGTGGCGGGACCGGCGCCTCGAGAGCCTCGACCCCGGCGGGGTGCAGTGGGACGGGATCGGCCCCGAACGCGTGATCGGCTGCGTCGTGTACGCGGCCACCGAGGTGTCGGAGCCCGGCGTCATCCGCCACCTGAAATACAACCGGTTCACGCTCGGCGAGCCCGGCGGCGAGAAGACCGAGCGCGTGCGGCGGCTGGCGCGCGCGTTGATCGGAGCCGGATTCAGGGCCCCGGTGCGGGGGATCCGAAACGAGATGTGGGTGAAGCTGTGGGGGAACGTCGCCTTCAATCCGATCAGCGCCCTCACGCACGGGACGGTGGACACGATCGCCCGAGACCCCGACACCCGCGCCGTCGCGAAGACGATGATGCTCGAGGGACAGGCGGTCGCCGAAGCCCTGGGCGCCCGCTTCTCGATCGACATCGAGCGGCGGATCAACGGGATCGAGGCCGTGGGTGCGCACCGCACGTCGATGCTGCAGGACCTCGACAAGGGCCGTCCCATGGAGATCGACGCCCTCGTCACCGCCGTCCAGGAGATGGGGCGCATGGTCGGCGTTCCCACCCCCACGATCGACGTGGTCCTCGCCTTGGTGCGCCAACGCGCCCGCGCCGCCGGCGCCTACCCTCCCGGCTAGCGTCACCAGGAACGGCCCGATGCCATGAGCCCTGATCTGGTCATTCGTGGAGGACTCGTGTTCGACGGGACGGGGGCGCCGCGGGTGAGGGCGGATGTGGCTGTCCACGAAGGTCGCATCGATCGCCTGGGCGTCGTCGACGCAGAGGCACCCGTCGAGCTGGACGCCCGCGGTCTCGTCGTGGCGCCCGGCTTCATCGACGTGCACAGCCACTCCGACTACACCCTGCTGGTGGACCCGCGGGCGATGAGTGCGATCCACCAGGGGGTGACGACGGAGGTGATCGGCAACTGCGGCCACGGCTGCTTCCCGATCAGGGATCGAGAGCTTTCGAGCCGCATCATCTATGGCTTCGACGGCAGCCTGCCACTGGACTGGTCCACCCCCGCCGCCTACCTGGAGCGGCTTGAGGAGGTGAAGCCGGCCGTCAACGTTCTGACACTCGTCCCGAACGGACAGCTGCGCCTGGCCACGCTCGGACTGGAAGCCCGTCCGGCGACGAGCGCCGAAGTCACCGCCATGACGCGGCTGCTCGAGGAGGGACTTGAGGCGGGCGCCTGGGGCTACTCCACCGGCTTGGAGTACGCGCCGGAGCAGGGTGCCGGGGAGGCGGAGATCACGGCGCTGGCCCGGGTGACGGCCCAGCGCGGCGGTTTCTACGCCACTCACACCCGCGAGCGCGAGGACCGCGCTGACGAAGCGGTGGCCGAGGCGATCCGCACGGCCCGCAACGCGGGCATCCGACTCCAGGTTTCTCATCTTGCACCGCGAAGCGGCCCGGACCAGACGAACCGCTGCATCGACCTGGTGGACGCGGCCAGGGCGGGGGGCGACGAGATCGCCTTCGACATGCACACCCGCCTCTACGGCCTGACCTTCCTCTACGTCATGCTCCCACCCCGGATGTTGAACGCGAGCCCGGAGGACCAGGCGAGGTGGCTCCGGACACCGGAAATCCGGACGCAGATCGGCGCCCACAAGTCCATCATCACCGGGCTCGGGGACTGGGGCCGGATCTACCTGGTGGACAACGATGTCTGGCCGGACATGGCGCGCATGGACTTCGAGGAAATCGCGCGACGCCGGGGCACGACCGCCCTCGACGCCGCCTGTGATCTGCTGCTCGACAGCGTGGGGGCGGAGAAGGCTCCCATGGTGCTCCTCCGCGCCTATTCGGAGGATCAGCAGAAGGAGGTCTTCGCCCACGACCTCTGTGTGCCGGCCTCGGACGCCACGGCGCTCGCCCCGGACGGTCCCTTGGCCGGCGCCTCGTTCATGGGCGCCTACACCTGGGCCTCCTGGTTCTGGCGCTTCATGGTCCGGGACACCGGCCGACTCACGCCCGAAGAGGCCGTACACCGGCTCAGCGGCCTGCCGGCGGAGATCGTCGGGCTCTCGGATCGGGGCCTGCTCAAGCCGGGCATGCGCGCCGACGTGGTCGTGTTCGACCCGGAGAGGTTCGCCGACACCGGCACGACCTTCGAGCCCAACCAGATCGCGACCGGCATGCGCCACGTTCTGGTCAACGGCACTGTTACGCTTCGCGATGGAACGCTCACCGGCGAGCGCGCCGGGAGGGTGCTGCGAAAGGGGACGTAGCCTCCCTCAGGGGGCTGCCTCAGAGACCCGGTCGCCGCGGAGCGCTCGGGTCGCTGCCACGTCCAGGGCGCCTTCCTCGGTGATGACGACGCCGTAGACGTCACGGGCGGCTGCGCGGGTCAGCTTTTCCTCTCGCACATCCTCCAACACGGCGGTCGGGTCCCGCTCGCGCGGGTCGCCGTAGCCGCCGCCCCCCGCGGACACCATGCGGAAGAGATCGTCTCGGCGCGCGATGAAGCTCTTCAGCGGCATCGTCTCCACTTCGTGATCGCCGTCGCGGTCGATCATCGTGTTGGCGGAGGGTGCGCCCGGGCGGCCGCCGGCGATGCCGTACGGCGGGTGGGCGCGCCGGTCGGTGCGGATCGTGAACTCCGAGCGCTCGGCGAGGAAGCGGAATTCCCGCACCGACGCGAGGCCTCCTCGGTGTTTGCCGGCGCCGCCGGAATCGGGGACCAGTCCGTACCGGGTGACCTCGAGGGGCAGTTCCGCCTCGATCAACTCGACGGGCTGGTTCGAGAGGTTGGCCGCGGGGTTGGAGATGCCCTCCACGCCGTCTCGCGCGGCCCGGGCGCCCCAGGTGCTGACGAGAACCTCGGTGAGCACGAAAGGTTTCCCCTCGTGGTGGCCGCCGACCGAGAACAGCGTCGGTCCCCCTTCGCAGCCGGCGATGACGAGTTCCGGCACGGCCTCGGCGATCGCGCCCATGATCGCGTCGAACACCCGGTAGCCGATCACGCCGCGGGCGGCGCACGCCGCGGGCTCCACCGGGTTGACGATGGTGCCCGCCGGCGCGCTCATGCGGATCGGGCGCATGTAGCCTTCGCAGTTGGGGATGTCGTCCGTGGCCAGGCAGCGGATGGCGCAGTACGCGGCGGAGCGGACCATGGCCATGGGGCAGTTGATCGCGGCCAGGACCTGACCGGCCGAGCCGGCGAAGTCGAGCGCGATCTCATCCCTGTCCACCGTGACCGTGACGGCGATGGGGAGCCGCTCCGGCTCGTCCCCAACTCCGTCGAT
This genomic stretch from Candidatus Palauibacter australiensis harbors:
- a CDS encoding 2-dehydropantoate 2-reductase — translated: MRICIYGAGAIGGYLGAQLSLAGRDVTLVARGPHLKAMQQHGVRLLIDGEERVAHPRCTDDPAEVGPQDYVIITLKAHSVPWIVEPLQPLLGPDTAVVTATNGLPWWYFYRLDGPWRDRRLESLDPGGVQWDGIGPERVIGCVVYAATEVSEPGVIRHLKYNRFTLGEPGGEKTERVRRLARALIGAGFRAPVRGIRNEMWVKLWGNVAFNPISALTHGTVDTIARDPDTRAVAKTMMLEGQAVAEALGARFSIDIERRINGIEAVGAHRTSMLQDLDKGRPMEIDALVTAVQEMGRMVGVPTPTIDVVLALVRQRARAAGAYPPG
- a CDS encoding ankyrin repeat domain-containing protein; protein product: MRRARSLVFTAAALLALGAAAPVGSPVGSLAGSPVGLGGPDAPVADAAMRGDLDAVRSLLAAGEDVNAARGDGMTALHWAAMKGRPDVAGVLIEAGADLEAGTRLGGHTPLHVASRAAQAPLVEALLAAGAEADAATSTGVTPLHFAAAAGSAGAVEALVRHGADPNAREPEWGQTPLMFAAAAGRAGSLDALIDAGADPSATAYVLDIVARDAWDQLDRRERNARVAALRAGRQPPVPSAREAAPRPTAGPGPGLQAVRLEDPEEPTCSGCLGNYADLVGTHGGLTALLLAAREGHRDATLALLDKGADIDQRSAADNTTPLLIAMINGHFDLAMELFARGADPNLQSDAGATPLYAALNMHWAPKARHPQPTDVHQQQWSYLDVIRTLLEAGVDPNPRLKKSLWFTTYNRDLLGVDRTGATPFWRAAHALDIDAMKLLLEYGADPTTPTAKVPARRYGRGGDNIDHSGLDPIPVGGPAVHPIHAAAGVGYGQGFAGNSHRHVPEGWLPAMRFLVEGLGADVNARDHNGYTPAHHAASRGDNEMILYLVEQGADVTLVARNGQTTVDLANGPVQRVQPFPETIALLESLGAKNNHRCVSC
- a CDS encoding D-aminoacylase — its product is MSPDLVIRGGLVFDGTGAPRVRADVAVHEGRIDRLGVVDAEAPVELDARGLVVAPGFIDVHSHSDYTLLVDPRAMSAIHQGVTTEVIGNCGHGCFPIRDRELSSRIIYGFDGSLPLDWSTPAAYLERLEEVKPAVNVLTLVPNGQLRLATLGLEARPATSAEVTAMTRLLEEGLEAGAWGYSTGLEYAPEQGAGEAEITALARVTAQRGGFYATHTREREDRADEAVAEAIRTARNAGIRLQVSHLAPRSGPDQTNRCIDLVDAARAGGDEIAFDMHTRLYGLTFLYVMLPPRMLNASPEDQARWLRTPEIRTQIGAHKSIITGLGDWGRIYLVDNDVWPDMARMDFEEIARRRGTTALDAACDLLLDSVGAEKAPMVLLRAYSEDQQKEVFAHDLCVPASDATALAPDGPLAGASFMGAYTWASWFWRFMVRDTGRLTPEEAVHRLSGLPAEIVGLSDRGLLKPGMRADVVVFDPERFADTGTTFEPNQIATGMRHVLVNGTVTLRDGTLTGERAGRVLRKGT
- a CDS encoding hydantoinase B/oxoprolinase family protein, translated to MTRSPSASRTVDPITFEVVRNALSSIADEMALVILRSAYSPVVRDAMDYSTAVCDRQGQVVAQGLTLAVQLGSFPDVMEVLLREFRDDMVPGDIFICNDPYGSGGQHLPDLYVIKPLFVDGAVHGYAATMAHHSDVGGIAPGSVAIHATEIYQEGLRLPLLKLYEAGEPDRKLFRIIEKNTRSPVQVLGDLRAQLAACRIAERGFGQLVDRYGVTELETYLEELHDFAETRMRAEIGRIPDGTYRFVDWIDGVGDEPERLPIAVTVTVDRDEIALDFAGSAGQVLAAINCPMAMVRSAAYCAIRCLATDDIPNCEGYMRPIRMSAPAGTIVNPVEPAACAARGVIGYRVFDAIMGAIAEAVPELVIAGCEGGPTLFSVGGHHEGKPFVLTEVLVSTWGARAARDGVEGISNPAANLSNQPVELIEAELPLEVTRYGLVPDSGGAGKHRGGLASVREFRFLAERSEFTIRTDRRAHPPYGIAGGRPGAPSANTMIDRDGDHEVETMPLKSFIARRDDLFRMVSAGGGGYGDPRERDPTAVLEDVREEKLTRAAARDVYGVVITEEGALDVAATRALRGDRVSEAAP
- a CDS encoding acyl--CoA ligase, which produces MPNPVTVQELLAGSSGASPAIAAPGREPLDFDGLRRQVENTVNALNGFGIGRNDRVAIVLPNGPEMASAFVSVACAATAAPLNPAYRQPEHEFYLSDLSAKTLVVEAGSDSPARAAAASRGIPVLELHVGPEARAGEFELAPAGTVPDGDGPRGGLAEADDVALILHTSGTTSRPKIVPLSHRNVCASAVNVQRTLRLTADDRCLNVMPLFHIHGLIAAVLAPLGVGGSIVCTPGFNALRFFGWLDEARPTFYTAVPTMHQAILTRAPRNRDVIERNPMRFIRSASAPLLRQVMAELEEAFGAPVVEAYAMTEAAHQMTSNPLPPAERKPGTVGIAAGPEVSVMDEAGALLPAGDIGEIVIRGPNVSDGYENNPAANAEAFTNGWFRTGDQGVMDDEGYLTITGRLKEIINRGGEKISPREIDEAILDHPAVRQIVAFAMPHPKLGEEIAAAVVVRKGMEATSPELQAFAAERLADFKVPRKFLFMDDIPKGPTGKIQRIGMAEKLGLT